The Salvelinus fontinalis isolate EN_2023a chromosome 31, ASM2944872v1, whole genome shotgun sequence genome has a window encoding:
- the LOC129829728 gene encoding carboxy-terminal domain RNA polymerase II polypeptide A small phosphatase 2-like — MESSIITQVQKEDIQLSPKTGEVSRSSLKKPRSCNIFKALFCCLRGAQDARNPPSPSQDALLEPQDNGDVVKLSSGPSLLPEMTPQDQGKICVVIDLDETLVHSSFKPISNADFIVPVEIEGTTHQVYVLKRPYVDEFLQRMGELFECILFTASLAKYADPVTDLLDQCGVFRARLFRESCVFHQGCYVKDLSLLGRELHKTLILDNSPASYIFHPENAVPVVSWFDDVEDAELLHLLPVFEDLSQAEDVYTRLGELRAP; from the exons GCGAGGTGAGCAGATCTTCTCTGAAGAAGCCTAGGAGCTGTAACATCTTCAAAGCACTCTTCTGTTGCCTCAGAGGAGCACAGGATGCCCGAAATCCACCATCACCTTCACAAGATGCCTTGCTGGAGCCACAGGACAATGGGGACGTTGTCAAG CTGTCATCAGGGCCCAGCCTGCTGCCTGAGATGACACCCCAGGACCAGGGGAAGATATGTGTGGTCATAGACCTGGATGAGACACTGGTGCATAGCTCATTCAAG CCTATCAGTAATGCAGATTTCATAGTGCCTGTGGAGATTGAGGGGACCACACACCAG GTATACGTGCTGAAGAGGCCGTATGTGGATGAGTTTCTACAACGAATGGGAGAGCTGTTTGAGTGTATTCTGTTCACTGCCAGTCTTGCCAAG TATGCAGATCCAGTGACTGACCTGTTGGATCAGTGCGGGGTATTCCGGGCACGGTTGTTCCGGGAGTCCTGTGTGTTCCACCAGGGATGCTACGTCAAAGATCTCAGCCTGCTGGGCCGAGAGCTCCATAAGACCCTCATCCTAGACAACTCTCCTGCCTCCTACATCTTCCACCCAGAAAATGCT GTTCCTGTGGTGTCCTGGTTTGATGACGTGGAGGATGCTGAGCTGCTCCACCTGCTGCCTGTGTTTGAGGACCTGAGTCAGGCTGAGGATGTCTACACCAGACTGGGGGAGCTACGAGCACCATGA